The following proteins come from a genomic window of Miscanthus floridulus cultivar M001 chromosome 2, ASM1932011v1, whole genome shotgun sequence:
- the LOC136538975 gene encoding uncharacterized protein isoform X1 produces the protein MMSLMGWVKTPFSELCSQDGISSPIAAHILDFCGDGSGGDLFAAVNTASDMFTASSEDASSSSVTTPPAPCGHGDNVSLGAAAAAAAASAFSPMPSLDSTLSALLEEEDPPVPDTELLLPINYQFTAAAAGDEPQPEQQFAQVPVVLPVAGAAEHPCLQTQMSSTASELLHVASSGYTDECFAAAMAAGGGYVGLDEALCQQQQQPQPQPGALLPAGMMETAAQGCYFGTGCGGMMMSMMGMEEIGEYQRMMESASAALAATHSPDADSAAAAAAAQMAFGGNAGEMQMGRGSMSPGRLPAAATEASSLEDANFKSARITVEERREKIHRYIKKRNERNFSKKIKYACRKTLADSRPRVRGRFAKNDDYGEPSRVMQNHEEYNHMAGMKAEDILDPDALQAHINGMNSYMYNHTVESWM, from the exons ATGATGTCCCTGATGGGTTGGGTCAAGACACCTTTCTCTGAATTATGCAGT CAGGATGGCATCTCGAGCCCCATAGCGGCGCACATCCTAGACTTCTGCGGCGATGGCAGCGGCGGCGACCTCTTCGCGGCCGTGAACACGGCCTCGGACATGTTCACGGCATCATCAGAGGATGCCTCGTCGTCGTCCGTAACAACGCCTCCCGCGCCCTGCGGCCACGGCGACAACGTGTCGCTgggcgccgccgcggccgccgccgctgcctcggcCTTCTCCCCGATGCCGTCCCTGGACTCCACCCTCTCGGCTCTCCTCGAAGAAGAAGACCCACCAGTTCCTGACACTGAACTCCTCCTCCCCATCAACTACCAgttcacggcggcggcggccggagaTGAGCCTCAGCCCGAGCAGCAGTTCGCGCAGGTACCGGTGGTGCTTCCAGTGGCCGGCGCGGCGGAACACCCGTGTCTGCAGACGCAGATGAGCAGCACGGCGTCCGAGCTGCTGCACGTAGCGTCGTCAGGGTACACCGACGAGTGCttcgcggcggcaatggcggccgGAGGAGGGTACGTGGGCCTGGACGAGGCCCtgtgccagcagcagcagcagccacagccGCAGCCCGGCGCGTTGCTCCCGGCCGGCATGATGGAAACCGCCGCGCAGGGCTGCTACTTCGGGACCGGTTGCGGCGGCATGATGATGTCcatgatggggatggaggagatCGGCGAGTACCAGCGGATGATGGAGAGCGCCAGCGCCGCGCTGGCCGCCACGCACAGCCCCGACGcggactccgccgccgccgccgccgcggcgcagaTGGCGTTCGGCGGCAACGCCGGGGAAATGCAG ATGGGCCGCGGCAGCATGAGCCCCGGGCggctgccggcggcggcgacggaggcGTCCAGCCTGGAGGACGCCAACTTCAAGAGCGCCCGCATCACAGTGGAGGAGAGACGGGAGAAGATCCACAGGTACATCAAGAAGCGGAACGAACGCAACTTCAGCAAGAAGATCAAG TACGCTTGCAGAAAGACCCTGGCGGACAGCAGGCCCCGCGTCCGCGGCAGATTCGCCAAGAATGACGACTACGGCGAGCCGTCGAGGGTGATGCAGAACCACGAGGAATACAACCACATG gcCGGCATGAAGGCAGAAGACATACTGGATCCCGACGCCCTGCAGGCGCACATCAACGGGATGAACTCCTACATGTACAACCACACTGTTGAATCCTGGATGTAA
- the LOC136538975 gene encoding uncharacterized protein isoform X3, translating into MLDDHPFTQDGISSPIAAHILDFCGDGSGGDLFAAVNTASDMFTASSEDASSSSVTTPPAPCGHGDNVSLGAAAAAAAASAFSPMPSLDSTLSALLEEEDPPVPDTELLLPINYQFTAAAAGDEPQPEQQFAQVPVVLPVAGAAEHPCLQTQMSSTASELLHVASSGYTDECFAAAMAAGGGYVGLDEALCQQQQQPQPQPGALLPAGMMETAAQGCYFGTGCGGMMMSMMGMEEIGEYQRMMESASAALAATHSPDADSAAAAAAAQMAFGGNAGEMQMGRGSMSPGRLPAAATEASSLEDANFKSARITVEERREKIHRYIKKRNERNFSKKIKYACRKTLADSRPRVRGRFAKNDDYGEPSRVMQNHEEYNHMAGMKAEDILDPDALQAHINGMNSYMYNHTVESWM; encoded by the exons ATGCTCGACGACCATCCCTTCACT CAGGATGGCATCTCGAGCCCCATAGCGGCGCACATCCTAGACTTCTGCGGCGATGGCAGCGGCGGCGACCTCTTCGCGGCCGTGAACACGGCCTCGGACATGTTCACGGCATCATCAGAGGATGCCTCGTCGTCGTCCGTAACAACGCCTCCCGCGCCCTGCGGCCACGGCGACAACGTGTCGCTgggcgccgccgcggccgccgccgctgcctcggcCTTCTCCCCGATGCCGTCCCTGGACTCCACCCTCTCGGCTCTCCTCGAAGAAGAAGACCCACCAGTTCCTGACACTGAACTCCTCCTCCCCATCAACTACCAgttcacggcggcggcggccggagaTGAGCCTCAGCCCGAGCAGCAGTTCGCGCAGGTACCGGTGGTGCTTCCAGTGGCCGGCGCGGCGGAACACCCGTGTCTGCAGACGCAGATGAGCAGCACGGCGTCCGAGCTGCTGCACGTAGCGTCGTCAGGGTACACCGACGAGTGCttcgcggcggcaatggcggccgGAGGAGGGTACGTGGGCCTGGACGAGGCCCtgtgccagcagcagcagcagccacagccGCAGCCCGGCGCGTTGCTCCCGGCCGGCATGATGGAAACCGCCGCGCAGGGCTGCTACTTCGGGACCGGTTGCGGCGGCATGATGATGTCcatgatggggatggaggagatCGGCGAGTACCAGCGGATGATGGAGAGCGCCAGCGCCGCGCTGGCCGCCACGCACAGCCCCGACGcggactccgccgccgccgccgccgcggcgcagaTGGCGTTCGGCGGCAACGCCGGGGAAATGCAG ATGGGCCGCGGCAGCATGAGCCCCGGGCggctgccggcggcggcgacggaggcGTCCAGCCTGGAGGACGCCAACTTCAAGAGCGCCCGCATCACAGTGGAGGAGAGACGGGAGAAGATCCACAGGTACATCAAGAAGCGGAACGAACGCAACTTCAGCAAGAAGATCAAG TACGCTTGCAGAAAGACCCTGGCGGACAGCAGGCCCCGCGTCCGCGGCAGATTCGCCAAGAATGACGACTACGGCGAGCCGTCGAGGGTGATGCAGAACCACGAGGAATACAACCACATG gcCGGCATGAAGGCAGAAGACATACTGGATCCCGACGCCCTGCAGGCGCACATCAACGGGATGAACTCCTACATGTACAACCACACTGTTGAATCCTGGATGTAA
- the LOC136538975 gene encoding uncharacterized protein isoform X2, which translates to MMSLMGWVKTPFSELCSDGISSPIAAHILDFCGDGSGGDLFAAVNTASDMFTASSEDASSSSVTTPPAPCGHGDNVSLGAAAAAAAASAFSPMPSLDSTLSALLEEEDPPVPDTELLLPINYQFTAAAAGDEPQPEQQFAQVPVVLPVAGAAEHPCLQTQMSSTASELLHVASSGYTDECFAAAMAAGGGYVGLDEALCQQQQQPQPQPGALLPAGMMETAAQGCYFGTGCGGMMMSMMGMEEIGEYQRMMESASAALAATHSPDADSAAAAAAAQMAFGGNAGEMQMGRGSMSPGRLPAAATEASSLEDANFKSARITVEERREKIHRYIKKRNERNFSKKIKYACRKTLADSRPRVRGRFAKNDDYGEPSRVMQNHEEYNHMAGMKAEDILDPDALQAHINGMNSYMYNHTVESWM; encoded by the exons ATGATGTCCCTGATGGGTTGGGTCAAGACACCTTTCTCTGAATTATGCAGT GATGGCATCTCGAGCCCCATAGCGGCGCACATCCTAGACTTCTGCGGCGATGGCAGCGGCGGCGACCTCTTCGCGGCCGTGAACACGGCCTCGGACATGTTCACGGCATCATCAGAGGATGCCTCGTCGTCGTCCGTAACAACGCCTCCCGCGCCCTGCGGCCACGGCGACAACGTGTCGCTgggcgccgccgcggccgccgccgctgcctcggcCTTCTCCCCGATGCCGTCCCTGGACTCCACCCTCTCGGCTCTCCTCGAAGAAGAAGACCCACCAGTTCCTGACACTGAACTCCTCCTCCCCATCAACTACCAgttcacggcggcggcggccggagaTGAGCCTCAGCCCGAGCAGCAGTTCGCGCAGGTACCGGTGGTGCTTCCAGTGGCCGGCGCGGCGGAACACCCGTGTCTGCAGACGCAGATGAGCAGCACGGCGTCCGAGCTGCTGCACGTAGCGTCGTCAGGGTACACCGACGAGTGCttcgcggcggcaatggcggccgGAGGAGGGTACGTGGGCCTGGACGAGGCCCtgtgccagcagcagcagcagccacagccGCAGCCCGGCGCGTTGCTCCCGGCCGGCATGATGGAAACCGCCGCGCAGGGCTGCTACTTCGGGACCGGTTGCGGCGGCATGATGATGTCcatgatggggatggaggagatCGGCGAGTACCAGCGGATGATGGAGAGCGCCAGCGCCGCGCTGGCCGCCACGCACAGCCCCGACGcggactccgccgccgccgccgccgcggcgcagaTGGCGTTCGGCGGCAACGCCGGGGAAATGCAG ATGGGCCGCGGCAGCATGAGCCCCGGGCggctgccggcggcggcgacggaggcGTCCAGCCTGGAGGACGCCAACTTCAAGAGCGCCCGCATCACAGTGGAGGAGAGACGGGAGAAGATCCACAGGTACATCAAGAAGCGGAACGAACGCAACTTCAGCAAGAAGATCAAG TACGCTTGCAGAAAGACCCTGGCGGACAGCAGGCCCCGCGTCCGCGGCAGATTCGCCAAGAATGACGACTACGGCGAGCCGTCGAGGGTGATGCAGAACCACGAGGAATACAACCACATG gcCGGCATGAAGGCAGAAGACATACTGGATCCCGACGCCCTGCAGGCGCACATCAACGGGATGAACTCCTACATGTACAACCACACTGTTGAATCCTGGATGTAA
- the LOC136538975 gene encoding uncharacterized protein isoform X4, protein MLDDHPFTDGISSPIAAHILDFCGDGSGGDLFAAVNTASDMFTASSEDASSSSVTTPPAPCGHGDNVSLGAAAAAAAASAFSPMPSLDSTLSALLEEEDPPVPDTELLLPINYQFTAAAAGDEPQPEQQFAQVPVVLPVAGAAEHPCLQTQMSSTASELLHVASSGYTDECFAAAMAAGGGYVGLDEALCQQQQQPQPQPGALLPAGMMETAAQGCYFGTGCGGMMMSMMGMEEIGEYQRMMESASAALAATHSPDADSAAAAAAAQMAFGGNAGEMQMGRGSMSPGRLPAAATEASSLEDANFKSARITVEERREKIHRYIKKRNERNFSKKIKYACRKTLADSRPRVRGRFAKNDDYGEPSRVMQNHEEYNHMAGMKAEDILDPDALQAHINGMNSYMYNHTVESWM, encoded by the exons ATGCTCGACGACCATCCCTTCACT GATGGCATCTCGAGCCCCATAGCGGCGCACATCCTAGACTTCTGCGGCGATGGCAGCGGCGGCGACCTCTTCGCGGCCGTGAACACGGCCTCGGACATGTTCACGGCATCATCAGAGGATGCCTCGTCGTCGTCCGTAACAACGCCTCCCGCGCCCTGCGGCCACGGCGACAACGTGTCGCTgggcgccgccgcggccgccgccgctgcctcggcCTTCTCCCCGATGCCGTCCCTGGACTCCACCCTCTCGGCTCTCCTCGAAGAAGAAGACCCACCAGTTCCTGACACTGAACTCCTCCTCCCCATCAACTACCAgttcacggcggcggcggccggagaTGAGCCTCAGCCCGAGCAGCAGTTCGCGCAGGTACCGGTGGTGCTTCCAGTGGCCGGCGCGGCGGAACACCCGTGTCTGCAGACGCAGATGAGCAGCACGGCGTCCGAGCTGCTGCACGTAGCGTCGTCAGGGTACACCGACGAGTGCttcgcggcggcaatggcggccgGAGGAGGGTACGTGGGCCTGGACGAGGCCCtgtgccagcagcagcagcagccacagccGCAGCCCGGCGCGTTGCTCCCGGCCGGCATGATGGAAACCGCCGCGCAGGGCTGCTACTTCGGGACCGGTTGCGGCGGCATGATGATGTCcatgatggggatggaggagatCGGCGAGTACCAGCGGATGATGGAGAGCGCCAGCGCCGCGCTGGCCGCCACGCACAGCCCCGACGcggactccgccgccgccgccgccgcggcgcagaTGGCGTTCGGCGGCAACGCCGGGGAAATGCAG ATGGGCCGCGGCAGCATGAGCCCCGGGCggctgccggcggcggcgacggaggcGTCCAGCCTGGAGGACGCCAACTTCAAGAGCGCCCGCATCACAGTGGAGGAGAGACGGGAGAAGATCCACAGGTACATCAAGAAGCGGAACGAACGCAACTTCAGCAAGAAGATCAAG TACGCTTGCAGAAAGACCCTGGCGGACAGCAGGCCCCGCGTCCGCGGCAGATTCGCCAAGAATGACGACTACGGCGAGCCGTCGAGGGTGATGCAGAACCACGAGGAATACAACCACATG gcCGGCATGAAGGCAGAAGACATACTGGATCCCGACGCCCTGCAGGCGCACATCAACGGGATGAACTCCTACATGTACAACCACACTGTTGAATCCTGGATGTAA